From the genome of Spinacia oleracea cultivar Varoflay chromosome 2, BTI_SOV_V1, whole genome shotgun sequence, one region includes:
- the LOC110785438 gene encoding protein NRT1/ PTR FAMILY 5.10 has product MVAEERREKMAPAITLASSASDAKTPFLHLEEEDTVDGAVDYKGSPAIRSKHGRWRSASFIIGVEVAERIAYYGITSNLISYLTGPLGQSTATAAANVNAWSGFGSLFPVIGAIIADSFLGRYRTIVVSSFIYILGLGLLTLSAVLPSTNSFSYQTISIFFSLYLVAIGQSGHKPCVQAFGADQFDGQDPEESKAKSSFFNWWYMGMCLGPLLVISVLNYIQDNVGWGLGFGIPCIIMTTALVIFFLGSRTYRHVVTSEERSAFMRIGRVFAAAARNWRIKQSTIDVEEEAQGFFPFLGSEQFRFLDKALVATSSSDDDSKACSKSEVEEAKAVLRLFPIWATSIVYAIVFSQSSTFFTKQGLTMDRSLGSSFTVPPASLQSFISLSVVLFIPIYDRIIVPTARNCTGKPAGITMLQRIGTGMFISAMSMIIAAIVEKKRLETALEHGLVDMPNATVPMSVWWLVPQYALFGVSDVFTMVGLQEFFYDQVPTELRSVGLSLYLSVFGVGSLLSSLMVSIIDKASGSNGRDSWFSNNLNRGHLDYFYCLLAGLSVIEITLFVYFAKSYIYNRKSAI; this is encoded by the exons ATGGTGGctgaggagaggagagagaaaatggcgccCGCCATTACACTAGCTTCTTCAGCATCAGACGCTAAAACTCCATTTCTACACCTTGAAGAAGAAGATACCGTTGATGGCGCTGTCGACTATAAAGGAAGCCCTGCAATTCGATCCAAACATGGCCGTTGGAGATCCGCTTCATTCATCATTG GGGTGGAAGTTGCAGAGAGAATTGCATATTATGGGATAACATCAAATTTGATCAGCTATTTAACTGGACCGTTGGGGCAGTCAACAGCTACTGCGGCAGCAAATGTGAACGCTTGGAGTGGATTTGGGTCTCTTTTCCCTGTAATTGGTGCGATTATTGCTGATTCTTTTCTGGGTAGATATCGCACCATTGTTGTGTCTTCCTTCATTTACATCTTG GGGCTAGGCTTGTTAACTCTTTCAGCTGTGCTGCCTTCCACCAATTCATTTTCTTACCAAACAATTTCAATATTTTTCTCTCTATATCTTGTGGCCATTGGGCAATCTGGTCATAAGCCTTGTGTCCAAGCTTTTGGAGCAGACCAGTTTGATGGACAAGATCCCGAGGAAAGCAAAGCCAAAAGTTCATTCTTCAATTGGTGGTACATGGGCATGTGTCTTGGTCCATTGCTAGTAATATCCGTCTTAAACTACATTCAGGATAATGTTGGTTGGGGCCTTGGATTTGGGATTCCTTGCATCATTATGACAACTGCTTTAGTGATATTTTTCCTTGGGAGTAGGACCTATAGGCATGTCGTTACAAGTGAAGAACGAAGTGCATTTATGAGGATTGGAAGAGTGTTTGCCGCAGCTGCAAGGAATTGGCGTATAAAACAGTCAACAATTGATGTCGAAGAGGAAGCTCAGGGATTCTTTCCTTTCCTTGGCTCTGAACAATTCAG GTTCTTGGACAAAGCTTTGGTTGCTACTAGTAGTTCTGATGATGACAGCAAAGCTTGTAGTAAGAGCGAGGTCGAAGAGGCAAAGGCAGTACTGAGATTATTCCCTATATGGGCAACCAGCATTGTATATGCTATAGTCTTTTCACAATCCTCAACTTTTTTCACAAAACAAGGGCTTACCATGGATAGATCATTAGGGTCTAGTTTCACAGTCCCACCTGCTTCATTGCAGTCATTTATAAGCCTTTCCGTTGTCCTTTTTATTCCCATCTACGACCGCATCATAGTTCCAACAGCAAGGAATTGTACCGGGAAACCTGCTGGAATAACTATGCTACAAAGAATTGGAACCGGGATGTTTATTTCCGCCATGTCAATGATAATCGCAGCTATAGTTGAGAAGAAACGTCTCGAAACTGCATTAGAACACGGACTGGTTGATATGCCGAATGCAACAGTACCAATGAGTGTATGGTGGTTGGTCCCACAGTACGCGCTGTTTGGTGTTTCAGACGTTTTCACCATGGTTGGTTTGCAGGAGTTTTTCTATGACCAAGTTCCTACGGAGCTGAGAAGTGTGGGTCTTTCCCTGTATTTGAGTGTGTTTGGGGTGGGAAGCCTTCTGAGCAGTTTGATGGTCTCCATCATCGACAAAGCGTCTGGTAGCAACGGTCGTGACAGTTGGTTTTCAAACAACCTAAATAGAGGTCATCTTGATTATTTTTACTGCCTTCTTGCTGGTCTTAGTGTCATAGAAATTACTCTTTTTGTGTATTTTGCAAAGTCTTACATATATAATAGGAAATCTGCTATATAG
- the LOC110804488 gene encoding uncharacterized protein has protein sequence METHMKKRCSLMMKLMTKLPGAPTPVETEPTDGYAASPFCEAIARVTVPHQLRLPTWTILYDGTSDPYRHVNFYKQRMWQIGIPYDLVEPVMCKSFGGTLDGAALEWLMNITPGSIFCLSDLINAFYQQFASSRQLEKQTSDLYRLVQGPTESVRDYFNRFNCEKISIKNCDVRTAIEAFKRGLVPNSELYRELTKYPCATFEEVRSRATAQMRIEDDEITLMVSQRPAGGSSDRRSYTPRNNSWRHQPYNRQNQVQNVNQYDDTNSVYRNERVVYPPISEYGFNVDIGGLVNALQSVGGTVRWPKKSDRPDSTKDMSRWCDFHRDNGHTTEECISLKKEVAYLLKRGHLKDLLSDKGNETYNKDNNSQPNPAPSGDRPAPPTFEKVVNVISGGSDICGLTSSAAKKINRGESEAVKEGQTEDEVALDKSLAAMIITFDDSDSTDTLQEHHDGLVISLPIGNALIKRILIDNGSSANVLFLEALQEMGLDEKSIIRRSTVLVGFSGESLRTVGEISLPTYAESVNMMTKFNVVDCPSAYNVILGRPWIHKMKAVPSTYHQSIKFPTKWGVMEIKRQQRDAKKCYETALKPSKSSI, from the coding sequence ATGGAAACTCACATGAAGAAGCGATGCTCGTTGATGATGAAGTTGATGACCAAACTGCCGGGGGCACCCACGCCCGTGGAAACCGAACCGACCGACGGGTATGCAGCATCGCCGTTCTGTGAAGCGATCGCTAGGGTGACGGTACCACACCAGCTCCGACTCCCTACCTGGACCATCCTGTACGACGGAACATCTGATCCGTACAGACACGTCAACTTCTACAAGCAGCGAATGTGGCAGATCGGCATCCCCTACGACCTGGTCGAGCCCGTCATGTGCAAATCCTTCGGAGGAACCCTCGACGGAGCAGCCCTGGAATGGCTCATGAACATAACACCTGGATCCATCTTCTGCCTGTCCGACCTCATCAACGCCTTCTACCAACAATTTGCCAGCAGTCGCCAGTTGGAGAAACAAACAAGTGACCTCTATCGGTTGGTCCAAGGACCTaccgagtcggtacgcgattattttaaccgttttaattgtgaGAAAATTAGTATAAAAAACTGTGATGTCAGGACAGCCATCGAAGCATTCAAGAGAGGTCTCGTCCCCAACTCCGAGCTGTACCGAGAACTAACCAAATATCCATGTGCAACCTTCGAAGAGGTCAGATCGAGGGCCACTGCCCAAATGCGGATTGAAGACGACGAGATTACACTAATGGTTTCTCAGCGACCAGCAGGGGGCAGCAGCGACAGGAGGTCGTACACCCCAAGGAACAACAGCTGGAGACACCAACCATACAACCGCCAGAATCAGGTACAAAATGTCAATCAATATGATGATACTAACAGTGTTTACAGGAATGAACGGGTCGTTTATCCCCCCATCTCCGAGTATGGCTTCAACGTCGACATCGGAGGCCTGGTGAACGCCCTTCAAAGTGTAGGTGGTACCGTCAGATGGCCTAAGAAGAGCGACAGACCAGACTCTACGAAGGACATGAGCAGGTGGTGCGACTTCCACCGCGACAATGGCCACACAACCGAGGAATGCATCTCCCTCAAAAAGGAGGTGGCGTATCTATTGAAAAGAGGCCACCTGAAGGACCTACTGAGCGACAAAGGAAACGAGACGTACAACAAGGATAACAACTCCCAACCCAACCCAGCACCAAGCGGCGACCGACCGGCCCCACCCACGTTCGAAAAAGTGGTAAACGTTATTTCTGGTGGTTCAGATATATGTGGACTAACTtcttctgcagctaaaaaaATCAACAGGGGCGAATCTGAAGCCGTCAAAGAGGGGCAGACCGAAGACGAAGTAGCACTCGACAAGTCATTAGCAGCGATGATAATAACCTTCGACGACTCAGATTCAACCGACACACTACAGGAACATCATGACGGGCTAGTCATATCACTCCCAATAGGCAATGCTCTCATCAAAAGGATATTGATCGACAACGGCAGTTCAGCAAACGTATTGTTCCTAGAGGCTCTGCAGGAAATGGGACTAGACGAAAAGAGTATAATCAGAAGGTCgacagtcctagtaggattcagtGGAGAATCGCTACGAACAGTAGGAGAGATATCGCTGCCCACGTACGCAGAAAGTGTTAATATGATGACCAAGTTCAACGTCGTCGACTGCCCATCAGCATACAACGTCATTTTGGGACgaccatggatccacaaaatgaagGCGGTGCCGTCGACATACCACCAGTCAATCAAGTTCCCAACCAAATGGGGAGTCATGGAAATCAAAAGACAACAAAGGGACGCAAAGAAATGTTATGAAACGGCGCTGAAACCATCAAAGTCATccatctag
- the LOC130467696 gene encoding uncharacterized protein, which yields MTGISPDVITHKLNVDPNFKPVKQKRRKFAPERNKIIDEEVQKLTDSGKIREVKYPDWLANVVVVRKFLGYIVTQRAIEASPDQVRAIINIQSPRNIKEVHRLTGRVAALNRFISRSSDKCRLFYDVLRKNKGFNWSDDHEAALQNLKKYMMSPPLLSKPKEGEVLQLYLAVSSTAVSAVLAREDETQQLPIYYISKSLLEAKTRYSSLKKLVLALVTAARKLRHYFETYQIVVLTNYPIKSVMRRPELTGRMEKWTMALGSFDIKYQPRTAVKSQALVDFVADFSPDLEKIADDEVKLINNVEEVWTLFVDGSSNFRGAGLGVVLKSPQGDMIAQAICCDFKATNNEAEYEALIAGLTLAEELGASGLNIFSDSQLIVNQINGDYEAKDLKMTLYLEKTKKLASKFKPLSIKQVPRDLNTQADALANLGSALRKSPFSTIPLVHLLSPAIEKDIPQDASLVLSATNTDSWTKTILDYLTHETLPDDKLEARKILFKASRYVILQGILFKRSANGMLMRCAEKTEWERLQKQYHEGECGGHEGGRSLSTRIKRNGYYWPTMLKDAMRYVAKCDKCQRHAGMTHKPSEFLHPTLTPWPFMKWGMDIVGKLPVAPGQKVFMPALTDYFSKWIEADSECHQKSYATTDPNSSATRLGLSARRGTLS from the exons ATGACAGGAATCAGTCCAGACGTCATCACCCACAAACTCAATGTCGACCCCAACTTTAAGCCAGTGAAGCAGAAACGACGAAAATTCGCACCTGAGAGAaataaaatcatagacgaaGAGGTCCAAAAACTGACAGACTCCGGGAAAATCAGAGAAGTCAAGTATCCAGATTGGTTAGCAAACGTCGTCGTCGTCA GgaaattcttaggttacatcgtCACCCAAAGAGCAATCGAGGCTAGCCCCGACCAGGTGCGCGCAatcatcaacattcaatcccCCAGGAATATAAAAGAGGTACATCGCTTGACAGGAAGAGTGGCGGCGCTAAATCGTTTTATCTCGCGGTCGTCGGACAAGTGTCGTCTATTCTACGACGTCTTGCGCAAAAACAAAGGTTTTAACTGGTCCGACGACCACGAAGCAGCCTTgcaaaacctcaaaaaatacaTGATGTCGCCACCCCTCCTGTCCAAACCCAAAGAAGGCGAAGTCCTACAACTGTACCTAGCTGTCAGCTCCACAGCAGTCAGCGCGGTCCTAGCTCGAGAAGACGAAACGCAGCAGCTACCTATTTACTACATAAGTAAGTCGCTACTAGAAGCGAAAACCAGGTATTCCTCCCTCAAAAAACTCGTTTTAGCACTCGTTACTGCAGCTAGAAAACTAAGGCATTATTTCGAAACTTACCAAATAGTGGTGCTGACTAATTATCCAATCAAGTCTGTGATGCGTAGACCAGAACTAACAGGTCGAATGGAGAAATGGACGATGGCGCTAGGAAGCTTCGACATCAAATACCAACCAAGAACGGCGGTGAAATCGCAGGCCCTAGTAGACTTTGTGGCAGACTTTAGCCCCGACTTGGAGAAAATAGCGGACGACGAAGTTAAACTCATCAATAACGTAGAAGAGGTATGGACGCTCTTCGTCGACGGTTCGTCTAACTTTCGCGGTGCAGGTCTAGGCGTCGTGCTAAagtcaccacaaggggacatgatagcacaAGCCATATGCTGCGATTTCAAAGCGacaaacaacgaagcagaatacgaggcgTTAATCGCCGGATTGACGCTAGCTGAAGAATTGGGGGCAAGCGGACTCAACATCTTTAGCGACTCACAATTAATCGTCAACCAGATCAACGGCGACTATGAGGCTAAAGACCTGAAAATGACCTTATACctcgaaaaaacaaaaaagctaGCCTCCAAATTCAAACCCCTCTCCATTAAACAAGTGCCACGAGACTTGAACACGCAAGCCGACGCCCTTGCCAATCTAGGATCCGCACTCAGGAAGTCACCATTCTCGACCATACCTCTAGTACACCTATTGTCACCCGCTATTGAAAAAGACATACCACAAGATGCCAGCCTCGTCctatcagccacaaacactgaCAGCTGGACCAAGACCATCCTCGACTACCTAACACATGAAACCCTACCCGACGACAAGCTCGAGGCcaggaaaatacttttcaaagcttcacgatatgttattttgcagggTATACTATTTAAAAGATCAGCGAACGGAATGTTGATGCGATGCGCAGAAAAAACAGAATGGGAAAGACTACAAAAGcaataccacgaaggagaatgcGGCGGACATGAAGGAGGACGAAGCCTGTCaaccagaatcaaaagaaacggatactattggccaacgATGCTCAAAGACGCAATGAGGTACGTAGCTAAGTGCGACAAATGTCAACGACACgcaggtatgacacataaaccatcTGAATTCTTACACCCCACCTTAACTccgtggcctttcatgaaatggggaatggacATCGTAGGTAAATTACCCGTCGCCCCAGGACAAAAGGTCTTCATGCCAGCTCTAAcagattatttttctaagtggatagaagcag ATTCAGAGTGCCATCAGAAATCATATGCGACAACGGATCCCAATTCATCAGCGACAAGACTAGGGCTTTCTGCAAGACGTGGAACATTGAGCTAA